From the Salmo trutta chromosome 2, fSalTru1.1, whole genome shotgun sequence genome, one window contains:
- the LOC115160913 gene encoding uncharacterized protein LOC115160913 isoform X2 codes for MGGIENLDSSEKRSGEMIEAQKVNPIEESIVEIPRTGSPCHADIACSVTMVPSSISTPEASVSCAVPESVNQSNPVIKPFDDLRSNVPQETSASQAKCIDLEEDDRNDSELDTEQLVKSFKATKRKSFHLGSPNIKRSTFWSNKENTTLTKTQENKHVGTDMEAGNGQGFSRTTECPTVQQESEKRTIFENSCCSDLSPPSSSPNNISQEKVQRNCKRLRKSILTRPPQDLVKSSNPDTNGKTQKQILSRLSGNSSKSALSPNKVTKSQMESPHQAVGSGLLFPAFSASKEDLPHPTPVASKQLRVPKGQQPYKVEGSMRKSPTELESSHGVGSETAVEPNKTWPENMTGNMANTESSLTPDDLPIFQSVVIQEAERTKGSGVVSLHSPIKCTLKRRMAQRLESSSESDCSGEEEELPSLAQIFRSSACPPTAEEEEEESVTLLKDHARDQGSYREAGDGTCAAAEDGQRESSPLMCPSPEWVTTSQVSVDLFGTPEEAEGMAGDTGLTQESSQFSSECIATQCSALQASFRCQLQ; via the exons ATGGGAGGTATTGAGAACTTGGACTCTAGCGAGAAAAGATCCGGTGAAATGATTGAGGCACAGAAAGTGAACCCAATTGAGGAGTCTATTGTTGAAATCCCACGTACAGGAAGTCCTTGTCATGCTGATATTGCTTGTTCAGTGACTATGGTACCAAGTTCAATTAGTACCCCAGAGGCAAGTGTCTCATGTGCCGTGCCTGAGAGTGTAAACCAAAGTAATCCGGTTATCAAACCATTCGATGACTTGAGATCAAATGTACCACAAGAGACGTCAGCCAGCCAGGCCAAATGCATTGATCTGGAGGAGGATGACAGGAATGACAGTGAGCTGGACACTGAGCAACTGGTGAAGAGCTTCAAAGCCACCAAAAGGAAGTCCTTCCACCTTGGTAGTCCAAATATCAAGAGGAGTACCTTCTGGTCCAACAAGGAAAATACAACTCTTACAAAGACTCAAGAGAACAAACATGTCGGCACAGATATGGAAGCAGGAAATGGGCAGGGATTTTCAAGGACAACGGAGTGTCCCACAGTCCAACAGGAATCTGAGAAAAGGACAATATTTGAAAATTCTTGCTGTAGTGATTTGAGCCCACCTTCAAGTTCCCCCAACAATATTTCACAAGAAAAAGTGCAGAGGAATTGTAAAAGGCTCAGAAAATCCATTCTTACCAGACCACCTCAGGATTTAGTGAAGTCTTCGAACCCTGATACCAATGGGAAGACCCAGAAACAGATTCTGTCCAGgctttctggcaacagctcaaaAAGTGCCCTCAGTCCCAACAAAGTCACAAAAAGCCAAATGGAATCTCCCCACCAAGCTGTGGGTTCTGGTCTGCTCTTTCCAGCTTTTAGCGCCTCTAAGGAAGATCTACCACATCCGACACCTGTAGCTTCAAAGCAACTTAGAGTCCCTAAAGGTCAGCAGCCATACAAAGTGGAGGGCAGCATGAGGAAAAGTCCAACAGAACTGGAGAGTAGCCACGGTGTTGGATCAGAGACGGCAGTGGAGCCAAACAAAACGTGGCCAGAGAACATGACTGGAAACATGGCCAATACAGAGTCCTCCTTAACTCCAGATGACCTTCCAATTTTCCAATCAGTAGTTATCCAAGAGGCAGAGAGGACTAAAGGAAGTGGTGTGGTCAGCTTGCACTCTCCCATCAAGTGCACCCTAAAGCGGAGGATGGCTCAGAGACTGGAGTCTTCCTCAGAGTCCGACTgcagtggagaggaagaggaactgCCTTCCCTTGCGCAAATTTTCAGATCTTCGGCTTGTCCACCAAccgctgaggaggaggaggaggaatccGTCACATTGCTCAAAGACCATGCCAGGGACCAAGGAAGCTACAGGGAGGCTGGTGATGGTACCTGTGCTGCAGCTGAAGATGGGCAGCGAGAGAGCAGTCCTCTCATGTGCCCCAGTCCCGAATGGGTCACCACCAGTCAGGTATCTGTGGACCTGTTTGGAACACCAGAAGAAG CTGAAGGAATGGCAGGTGACACTGGCCTGACACAGGAATCATCACAATTTTCAAGCGAGTGTATTGCCACTCAG TGTTCAGCGCTTCAAGCAAGTTTCCGCTGCCAACTCCAGTAA